A genomic window from Slackia heliotrinireducens DSM 20476 includes:
- a CDS encoding inorganic phosphate transporter — translation MDLSFAAFIGQMAQYPSLAVILVLVIGVTIVSGATDAPNAIATAVSTRCMKPTTALITAAIFNFVGLVGMTYISTAVAGTMFGMVNFQGDTHLALMALEAAMIGSIGWGFVCWFFGIPASKSHSLIAGITGAAIALNGWAGVVPSEWVKVLYGMAFSLIAGFALGYLAVKLVEAILKNFTRQIADKTCVVFQNICAAALSFLHGAQDGQKFMSIAMMGIAMSFGMGATGDTQFPMWLMVICSLAISFGTLIGGKRIIKSVAMEMVSLEKHQGVAASVGTVVTLLVSSLTGMPVSTSHCSTSSIMGVGAERNPREVNWAVAGKMVTAWVITFPACGIIGFILAKIFMTLF, via the coding sequence ATGGACCTCTCATTTGCTGCGTTTATCGGCCAGATGGCACAGTACCCCTCCTTGGCTGTCATTCTCGTTCTTGTTATCGGTGTCACCATCGTTTCAGGTGCAACCGACGCGCCTAACGCAATTGCCACCGCAGTTTCCACCAGGTGCATGAAGCCTACAACGGCGCTTATCACGGCAGCCATCTTCAACTTCGTGGGCTTGGTGGGTATGACCTACATCTCCACGGCAGTCGCAGGCACCATGTTTGGCATGGTGAATTTCCAGGGCGATACGCACTTAGCATTAATGGCGCTTGAGGCGGCCATGATAGGCTCAATCGGATGGGGCTTCGTATGCTGGTTCTTCGGCATCCCCGCATCCAAGTCGCACTCGCTGATCGCCGGCATCACCGGCGCGGCCATCGCCCTCAACGGCTGGGCTGGCGTCGTTCCCAGCGAGTGGGTCAAAGTCCTCTACGGCATGGCGTTCTCGCTGATCGCCGGTTTTGCGTTGGGCTATTTGGCCGTCAAACTGGTCGAAGCCATTCTGAAGAACTTCACGCGCCAGATTGCTGACAAGACCTGCGTCGTGTTCCAAAACATCTGCGCCGCCGCATTGAGCTTCCTGCATGGTGCCCAGGACGGTCAGAAGTTCATGTCCATCGCCATGATGGGTATCGCTATGAGCTTCGGCATGGGGGCCACTGGCGATACGCAGTTCCCGATGTGGCTCATGGTCATCTGCTCGCTGGCCATCTCCTTCGGTACGCTGATCGGCGGCAAGCGCATCATCAAATCCGTCGCCATGGAAATGGTGAGCCTCGAGAAGCATCAAGGCGTCGCGGCCAGCGTCGGCACGGTCGTCACGCTGCTGGTTTCCAGCCTCACCGGCATGCCGGTTTCCACGAGCCACTGCTCCACGTCCTCCATCATGGGCGTCGGTGCCGAGAGGAATCCGCGCGAGGTCAACTGGGCCGTTGCCGGCAAGATGGTCACCGCATGGGTCATCACGTTCCCGGCTTGCGGCATCATCGGCTTCATTCTGGCCAAGATTTTCATGACGCTGTTCTAA
- a CDS encoding NADP-dependent isocitrate dehydrogenase, giving the protein MTKIQMKTPLVEMDGDEMTRILWQMIKDDLICPFVDLKTEYYDLGLVHRNETDDQVTFDSAEATRRLGVAVKCATITPNAARVEEYDLKQMWKSPNGTIRAALDGTVFRAPIVVKGIEPCVRNWKKPITLARHAYGDVYKNVEIRVPGAGKVELVYTGEDGTEIRELVHEYAGPGVAQGMHNLDSSIESFARSCFNYALDTHQDVWFATKDTISKKYDHRFKDVFQEIFDAEYADRFAEAGITYFYTLIDDAVARVMKAEGGFIWACKNYDGDVMSDMVSSAFGSLAMMTSVLVSPAGVYEYEAAHGTVQRHYYRHLKGEETSTNSVATIFAWTGALRKRGELDELPELSAFADKLEEATLATIESGRMTKDLALITSLEDVQVLNSREFIEAVAEELKTRL; this is encoded by the coding sequence ATGACTAAAATTCAGATGAAAACGCCGCTGGTCGAGATGGACGGCGACGAGATGACACGCATCCTCTGGCAGATGATCAAAGATGACCTCATCTGCCCGTTTGTCGATTTGAAGACGGAATACTACGACCTGGGCCTGGTACACCGCAACGAGACCGACGACCAGGTCACTTTCGATTCGGCCGAAGCCACCAGGCGTCTGGGCGTAGCCGTCAAGTGCGCCACCATCACGCCGAACGCCGCCCGCGTCGAGGAATATGACCTCAAGCAGATGTGGAAGAGTCCCAACGGCACCATCCGCGCGGCGCTGGACGGCACCGTGTTCCGCGCGCCCATCGTGGTGAAGGGCATCGAGCCCTGCGTGCGCAACTGGAAGAAGCCCATTACGCTGGCCCGTCACGCGTACGGCGACGTGTACAAGAACGTTGAGATTCGCGTGCCCGGCGCCGGCAAGGTCGAGCTGGTCTATACCGGCGAAGACGGCACTGAAATCCGCGAGCTGGTGCACGAATACGCAGGTCCTGGCGTCGCTCAGGGCATGCACAACCTGGATTCGTCCATTGAAAGCTTCGCGCGCAGCTGCTTCAACTACGCGCTGGACACGCATCAGGACGTGTGGTTCGCCACAAAGGATACCATCTCCAAGAAGTACGACCACCGCTTCAAGGACGTGTTCCAGGAGATTTTCGACGCCGAGTATGCCGACCGCTTTGCCGAAGCGGGCATCACCTACTTCTACACGCTGATCGACGACGCCGTTGCCCGCGTCATGAAGGCTGAGGGCGGCTTCATCTGGGCGTGCAAGAACTACGACGGCGACGTTATGTCCGACATGGTGTCGAGCGCCTTCGGCAGCCTGGCCATGATGACGTCCGTGCTGGTGAGCCCTGCGGGCGTGTACGAGTACGAGGCCGCCCACGGCACGGTGCAGCGCCATTACTACCGCCATCTGAAGGGCGAGGAGACCTCCACGAACTCCGTGGCCACCATCTTCGCGTGGACGGGTGCCCTGCGCAAGCGCGGCGAGCTGGATGAACTGCCCGAGCTTTCGGCATTCGCCGACAAGCTGGAAGAGGCCACGCTTGCCACCATCGAGAGCGGCCGCATGACGAAGGATCTGGCGCTGATCACCAGTCTGGAAGACGTGCAGGTGCTCAACAGCCGCGAGTTCATCGAGGCCGTCGCCGAGGAGCTGAAGACCCGCCTGTAG
- a CDS encoding helix-turn-helix transcriptional regulator: MAEVEAQKAFSEAYAKARSMDEAALSHPSMDKDPVTWTEVIRSFHFKRLKEDAGLVGALGFGCIQAWLFLSCFAPSRFMGSIWVGEYSAMRQLMTFACYLLTSCLFAEVITARKPMVQASVLTIAAALASLSLSGSLFAGAGSEVIGALANVKCILSGSAMGYCLALWARHYAATGNHETLRIGEGLMTSVLVVAVCLLGSRFGIVSSVVLPLVTLGCLHWGLRLSRNAAKPPVQEKPASKNDVPMPPLPWRLMLGLIALGLGYGLCLGYSESTGSYPPSIVSVCLAVNALVGGILVVYAVQTGSNFGYSDACAVVLPLAVFGQCWISTFQNELLPVAAAAMRAAFLLFDCLLWLQLPKVYERTGTLKVFFLLRFCLEGSIFLGLSLRVLTFASTDILFKVVSVTACAMLLSALMLTFANNEVSNVWGFMPVPVMVGGRFSKACQQVKGDYGLTAREYEVMQLVMRGRNGTFIQDKLVISQSTFQTHMRNLYRKLDIHSNQELIDLLEEYIQKVDDRQ, from the coding sequence ATGGCTGAAGTAGAAGCCCAAAAGGCCTTTTCGGAGGCATATGCGAAAGCGCGCAGCATGGACGAGGCGGCGCTTTCGCACCCGTCTATGGACAAGGATCCTGTTACGTGGACGGAAGTCATCAGGAGTTTTCATTTCAAGCGTCTTAAGGAAGATGCCGGGCTTGTCGGCGCCTTGGGATTCGGATGCATTCAGGCGTGGTTGTTCCTGTCGTGCTTCGCGCCTTCGCGCTTTATGGGAAGCATCTGGGTAGGAGAGTACAGCGCTATGCGCCAGTTGATGACGTTCGCCTGCTATTTGCTGACGTCGTGCCTGTTCGCAGAGGTTATTACGGCGCGAAAGCCCATGGTGCAAGCTTCGGTTCTGACGATTGCGGCGGCGTTGGCGTCGTTGTCGCTTTCCGGTTCGCTCTTCGCGGGCGCAGGGTCGGAAGTCATCGGCGCTTTGGCAAACGTAAAATGCATCTTGTCCGGTTCCGCCATGGGCTATTGCCTGGCTTTATGGGCCCGCCACTATGCGGCCACCGGCAACCACGAAACGCTCCGCATAGGAGAAGGCCTGATGACGTCCGTTCTGGTGGTCGCGGTCTGCCTGTTGGGTTCGAGGTTCGGCATCGTGTCGAGCGTCGTGCTGCCTCTGGTGACCTTGGGTTGTTTGCATTGGGGCCTTCGGCTGAGCCGCAATGCCGCGAAACCTCCTGTGCAAGAGAAGCCCGCATCCAAGAACGACGTGCCCATGCCGCCGTTGCCGTGGCGCCTGATGCTGGGGTTGATCGCCCTCGGGTTGGGGTACGGCTTGTGTTTGGGCTATTCGGAATCCACGGGAAGCTACCCCCCATCCATCGTGTCGGTATGCTTGGCGGTCAATGCGCTTGTCGGCGGCATCTTGGTTGTGTACGCGGTGCAGACGGGCAGCAATTTCGGATACTCGGATGCGTGTGCCGTCGTTCTTCCCCTGGCTGTATTCGGGCAATGCTGGATTTCGACGTTCCAAAACGAACTGCTTCCGGTTGCTGCGGCCGCGATGCGCGCCGCTTTCTTGCTGTTCGATTGCCTGCTGTGGCTCCAATTGCCCAAGGTGTATGAACGAACCGGCACCCTGAAGGTGTTCTTCCTGCTCAGATTCTGTCTCGAGGGCTCCATTTTCCTGGGTTTGAGCTTGCGCGTGCTGACTTTCGCATCGACCGACATCCTGTTCAAGGTCGTCTCCGTAACGGCATGCGCCATGCTGCTGAGCGCCCTCATGCTTACGTTCGCCAACAACGAGGTCAGCAACGTCTGGGGCTTCATGCCGGTGCCGGTCATGGTGGGCGGACGCTTCAGCAAGGCCTGCCAGCAGGTCAAAGGGGACTACGGGCTGACCGCGCGGGAATACGAGGTCATGCAGCTGGTCATGCGCGGGCGCAACGGAACGTTCATCCAGGACAAGCTCGTCATTTCGCAAAGCACGTTCCAGACGCATATGCGCAACCTCTACCGCAAGCTGGACATCCATAGCAACCAAGAGCTCATCGACCTGCTTGAAGAGTACATTCAAAAGGTGGACGACCGGCAATAG